A region from the Methylovorus glucosotrophus genome encodes:
- a CDS encoding Crp/Fnr family transcriptional regulator, whose translation MSTSPFNCLLEALPLPERLSFISTCDSVELGLTQVLNQPDDTVEYVYFPLTCMVALTLNLEEGEGMEVALIGNEGMVGASLILGVAQSPFGATVQGHGLALRSSAPLFLEELERHPQLHELVKRYVHVSCQQFAQIAICNRYHVVEKRLARLLLMTRDRMHSEDFYITHELLAKMLGVRRVGVTKAAGALHTQHLISYRRGVVRIDDAAGLEAAACSCYETDKAVYARLLVC comes from the coding sequence ATGTCTACGTCCCCTTTTAATTGTCTGCTGGAGGCGTTGCCGCTTCCCGAACGACTCAGTTTTATCAGCACATGTGATTCGGTCGAGCTGGGCTTGACCCAGGTACTCAACCAGCCGGATGACACCGTTGAATATGTGTATTTCCCCCTGACCTGCATGGTGGCCCTGACCCTCAATCTGGAAGAGGGCGAGGGTATGGAGGTCGCCCTGATCGGCAATGAAGGCATGGTCGGCGCTTCCCTGATACTGGGCGTGGCGCAGAGTCCGTTCGGCGCCACGGTGCAAGGCCATGGCCTTGCCTTGCGCAGCTCAGCGCCACTGTTTCTGGAAGAGCTGGAGCGCCATCCGCAATTGCACGAGCTGGTAAAACGCTATGTGCATGTCTCCTGCCAGCAGTTTGCGCAGATTGCCATATGCAACCGCTATCATGTGGTGGAGAAGCGCCTTGCACGCCTGCTGTTGATGACGCGGGATCGCATGCATTCGGAGGATTTTTACATCACCCATGAATTGCTGGCGAAGATGCTGGGCGTGCGGCGCGTAGGCGTTACCAAGGCTGCGGGCGCCTTGCATACCCAGCATTTGATCAGCTATCGCCGCGGGGTGGTAAGGATAGATGATGCCGCCGGGCTGGAAGCGGCGGCATGCAGTTGCTATGAGACGGATAAAGCAGTCTACGCCCGCTTGCTGGTGTGCTAG
- a CDS encoding phage holin family protein, translating into MANDAATASPGVLGSLTALSGALLAILYTRLALLRVDIEEERLHFFSLLVTTLALLFCLGIGVILACILLIAFFWNTYPLRVLAILSAGFITMAVLLGLLALHKIRHKPQLFSTSMDELGKDIQAMKTPP; encoded by the coding sequence ATGGCCAACGATGCAGCCACTGCCAGTCCTGGCGTACTGGGTTCGCTTACGGCCCTGAGCGGCGCCCTGCTCGCCATCCTCTATACCCGCCTGGCACTGCTGCGGGTGGATATAGAAGAGGAGCGGCTGCACTTTTTTTCTTTGCTGGTCACCACGCTGGCGCTGCTGTTTTGCCTGGGTATCGGCGTGATATTGGCATGCATACTGCTGATCGCCTTCTTCTGGAATACCTATCCCTTGCGCGTGCTGGCGATCCTGAGCGCGGGGTTTATTACCATGGCCGTGCTGCTTGGGCTGCTGGCACTGCATAAAATCAGGCACAAGCCTCAGCTGTTTTCCACCAGCATGGATGAGCTGGGCAAGGATATTCAAGCCATGAAAACGCCGCCGTGA
- a CDS encoding DMT family transporter: MKLWIYPLLTIMLWAGNVIVSKLASGIIAPPAITAYRLLVAISLMSLFVALPVWRNRRIIIPLLPKLVVLGFLSMAFYQCLSYWAADTSTATSMAIITAMTPLATLLASSLLLRDPPSAEMLLGAGIAFFGTTYLISAGSPSTLWHGHWRMGDLLMLGAVTSYAVYSVLLKYWKLPLPAWQSTYMQALSALVFMVPMLLRVPADQARLNAQSIPLILYAGVLASVLLPYFWIKGIEALGPNRCSMMMNLLPIFTAILAMLMLNEHLAGYHLIGGALVILGVMLPQLRRFWSRG; encoded by the coding sequence ATGAAACTCTGGATATACCCCCTGCTGACCATCATGCTGTGGGCTGGCAATGTGATTGTGTCGAAATTGGCCTCAGGGATCATTGCACCACCTGCTATTACCGCTTACCGCCTGCTGGTGGCGATCAGCCTGATGAGCTTGTTCGTCGCCCTGCCGGTATGGCGAAATCGCCGGATCATTATTCCTCTGCTGCCCAAGCTGGTGGTGCTGGGATTTTTGAGCATGGCGTTTTATCAATGCTTGTCATATTGGGCTGCAGATACTTCGACCGCCACCAGTATGGCGATCATCACGGCCATGACGCCACTGGCGACCTTGCTTGCAAGCAGCCTGCTGTTAAGGGATCCGCCTTCTGCCGAGATGTTGCTTGGGGCAGGGATAGCCTTTTTTGGCACCACATATCTCATCAGTGCTGGCTCCCCGTCGACCTTGTGGCATGGACACTGGCGTATGGGTGATCTGCTGATGCTGGGAGCAGTGACCAGCTATGCGGTATACAGCGTGCTTTTAAAGTACTGGAAGCTGCCTCTGCCGGCTTGGCAATCCACTTACATGCAGGCGCTATCCGCGCTGGTATTCATGGTTCCCATGCTGCTGCGTGTGCCGGCGGACCAGGCCCGGCTGAATGCACAATCAATTCCACTGATTTTGTATGCAGGCGTGCTGGCTTCGGTATTGCTGCCCTATTTCTGGATTAAGGGTATCGAAGCACTGGGACCCAATCGCTGCAGCATGATGATGAATCTGCTGCCCATCTTTACTGCAATATTGGCGATGCTGATGTTAAATGAACATCTTGCTGGTTATCACCTCATCGGTGGCGCGCTGGTTATCCTCGGCGTGATGTTGCCACAGCTGCGTCGATTCTGGTCCAGGGGGTAA
- a CDS encoding alpha/beta hydrolase family protein has translation MKTIPIQIPASSGISLAARLDLPDDTYRATVLFAHCFTCGKDVLAASRISRGLVAQGFAVLRFDFAGIGASEGEFADTNFSSNIQDVADAADWLRAHYKAPDLVIGHSLGGTAVLAASSRLPEARGYVTIGSPSDPRHMLELIGAPSLQVIEREGAADVNLEGRIFHIRKQFLNDVQEQQVLLQVRRLQKPLLIMHAPADKTVPIGHATALFQAAAHPKSFISLGEADHLVTNKVDAEFIAEMISAWSKRYIEGAL, from the coding sequence ATGAAAACCATCCCCATACAAATACCCGCCAGCAGTGGCATTTCACTCGCTGCGCGGCTCGATCTCCCTGATGATACTTATCGGGCTACCGTACTTTTTGCCCATTGTTTTACCTGCGGCAAGGATGTGTTGGCCGCCAGCCGTATCTCCAGAGGGCTGGTCGCGCAGGGATTTGCCGTATTGCGCTTTGACTTTGCCGGCATAGGCGCCAGCGAAGGCGAGTTTGCCGACACCAATTTCTCATCCAACATCCAGGATGTGGCGGATGCCGCCGACTGGCTGCGTGCTCATTACAAGGCACCTGATCTGGTTATTGGCCATAGCCTGGGCGGCACCGCCGTGCTCGCCGCGTCATCGCGGCTGCCTGAAGCCAGGGGCTATGTCACCATAGGTTCGCCTAGCGATCCGCGCCATATGCTTGAGCTGATTGGCGCCCCCAGCCTGCAGGTGATCGAACGTGAAGGCGCCGCCGATGTGAATCTGGAAGGGCGTATTTTTCATATCAGAAAACAGTTTCTGAATGACGTACAGGAGCAACAGGTGCTGCTGCAGGTGAGGCGGCTGCAAAAGCCGTTGCTGATCATGCATGCCCCCGCTGACAAGACGGTGCCGATAGGCCATGCCACCGCATTGTTTCAGGCTGCCGCCCACCCCAAGAGCTTTATTTCGCTGGGGGAGGCGGATCACCTGGTGACGAACAAAGTGGATGCGGAATTTATCGCCGAGATGATCTCGGCGTGGAGCAAGCGTTATATTGAAGGCGCGCTGTAA
- a CDS encoding DUF1294 domain-containing protein, with protein MRYQGRITTWKDKEGFGFITPNGGGEPVFLHISAFSDRKRRPEGDELVTYERTLDAKGRPHALKVVFVGHRPAPASSQRSPVLPLFAFIFLCGVAGAVWAGQLPAALLGLYLAASVVTFGAYAIDKSAARHHRQRTAENTLHLLALLGGWPGAIAGQRLFRHKTAKRSFLIIFWATVLINSGVLLWALSPAGASVLQSLGH; from the coding sequence ATGCGATATCAAGGTCGAATTACCACATGGAAAGATAAGGAGGGCTTTGGTTTCATTACCCCGAATGGCGGGGGTGAGCCGGTCTTTCTGCATATCAGCGCATTCAGCGATCGCAAGCGGCGCCCAGAGGGCGATGAGCTGGTTACCTATGAGCGCACGCTGGATGCCAAAGGGCGCCCACATGCGTTGAAAGTGGTGTTTGTGGGTCATAGGCCAGCGCCTGCCTCATCCCAGCGCAGCCCTGTACTGCCACTGTTTGCCTTTATCTTTCTTTGCGGCGTGGCAGGGGCGGTCTGGGCGGGGCAGCTGCCTGCCGCTTTACTGGGGCTCTATCTGGCGGCGAGTGTCGTTACCTTTGGGGCGTATGCCATCGACAAGTCTGCAGCCCGACATCATCGCCAGAGGACAGCTGAAAACACATTGCACCTGCTGGCGCTGCTGGGTGGCTGGCCGGGGGCGATCGCCGGGCAACGGCTATTCCGGCACAAAACCGCCAAGCGTTCGTTTCTGATCATCTTCTGGGCCACGGTGCTGATCAATAGTGGCGTGTTGCTGTGGGCATTGTCGCCCGCAGGTGCCAGCGTGCTGCAGTCACTGGGGCATTGA
- a CDS encoding DUF883 family protein, with the protein MDEIKTTNSREQLIADFQVAVADAEALLKATANQGGEQLAQIRDKVEKSLGVVKVNMAEAQTAIIAKTREAAKATDEYVHENPWEAIGIGAAVGVAIGWLIGRRAP; encoded by the coding sequence ATGGATGAAATCAAGACAACAAACAGCCGCGAACAATTGATTGCGGATTTTCAGGTCGCCGTGGCGGATGCCGAAGCATTGCTCAAGGCTACCGCCAACCAGGGCGGAGAGCAGCTTGCGCAGATTCGCGACAAGGTGGAAAAATCGCTGGGCGTGGTCAAGGTCAATATGGCCGAAGCACAGACCGCCATCATCGCCAAAACCCGCGAAGCCGCCAAAGCCACCGATGAATATGTGCATGAAAACCCATGGGAAGCCATCGGCATAGGCGCGGCGGTGGGTGTTGCCATTGGCTGGTTAATTGGGCGTCGGGCGCCTTAG
- a CDS encoding YqjK family protein produces the protein MSTRMQALARRRAQLLQQSAQQRTLIALHAEVWQARLARLDHSLTVLKFMRSHAVFLGPGVWLLLRWQRNPTRHWYYQMFKLWRYYQQWRALRSPAPASTDMDNRPAEMHTPFVINPP, from the coding sequence GTGAGTACCCGCATGCAAGCTCTGGCAAGGCGGCGCGCCCAGCTGTTGCAGCAATCTGCGCAACAGCGCACGCTGATCGCCCTGCACGCCGAGGTATGGCAAGCCAGGCTGGCAAGACTGGACCATAGCTTAACCGTCCTGAAATTCATGCGTAGCCATGCCGTTTTTCTGGGGCCCGGGGTTTGGCTGCTGCTGCGTTGGCAACGCAACCCTACCCGCCACTGGTATTACCAGATGTTCAAGCTGTGGCGCTATTACCAGCAATGGCGGGCCTTGCGCTCGCCGGCACCGGCAAGCACCGACATGGATAACCGACCCGCTGAAATGCATACCCCATTTGTGATTAACCCACCCTAG
- a CDS encoding diguanylate cyclase domain-containing protein, which yields MVLPRQILLITDKARDGHQLKTVFGRVRVHPFKLTWVRRLARAMRFLKTKEVDAIIVDLGLPDSEGIPTFEALFAVAPYTPIITLQTEDTAAAAALIKAASERGAQGYLTHAHFTPDQIIQTVENVLQRSVFERFMQQEKVRAEIALNSISDAVICTDMQGEVNYLNLAAESLTGWSRQEANGLPIVKVFQLINGVTRLHDQNPVHRVLTQDITQGLNPDTILIRRDGSEVAIEDSISPIHDGSGKLTGAVIVFHDVSAARAMASKMAHLAQHDYLTNLPNRMLLNDRLSQAITLAERGTSQLAVLFMDLDNFKQINDTLGHVVGDAILQSVAKRLIELVRKSDTVSRQGGDEFLMLVDESKHGEDAALIASKILRALEKPHAIGGKELHLTASIGISLYPHDGRDAQTLINHADSAMYEAKKQGRNNFKFFRGC from the coding sequence ATGGTGCTGCCAAGACAAATACTGTTGATTACCGATAAGGCCAGGGACGGACATCAGCTAAAAACAGTATTTGGCCGCGTGCGCGTGCATCCTTTCAAACTCACCTGGGTGCGTCGCCTGGCGCGGGCAATGCGTTTCCTCAAGACAAAAGAAGTGGATGCCATTATCGTGGACCTGGGCTTGCCAGACAGCGAGGGCATACCCACCTTTGAGGCCTTGTTTGCGGTGGCACCCTACACGCCGATCATCACCTTGCAGACAGAAGATACCGCTGCAGCGGCGGCTCTTATCAAGGCGGCCTCTGAACGAGGCGCGCAGGGGTATTTGACGCATGCTCACTTCACCCCGGACCAGATTATCCAGACCGTGGAAAATGTGCTGCAGCGCAGTGTGTTCGAGCGTTTTATGCAGCAGGAAAAAGTGCGGGCAGAAATAGCCCTCAACTCGATCAGCGATGCCGTGATCTGCACCGACATGCAGGGCGAGGTGAATTACCTCAATCTCGCGGCCGAATCCCTCACCGGCTGGTCGCGGCAAGAGGCCAATGGCTTGCCCATCGTCAAGGTCTTTCAGCTGATTAACGGCGTCACCCGCCTGCATGACCAGAACCCGGTACACCGCGTGCTTACGCAGGACATAACGCAAGGGCTAAACCCCGATACGATATTGATACGCCGGGATGGCAGCGAAGTGGCGATCGAAGATTCCATCTCGCCGATTCACGATGGCAGCGGCAAGCTCACCGGCGCCGTGATTGTCTTTCATGATGTGAGTGCGGCGCGTGCCATGGCGAGCAAAATGGCGCATCTGGCGCAGCATGATTACCTGACCAATCTCCCCAACCGCATGTTGCTGAATGACCGGCTGTCGCAGGCCATCACCCTGGCTGAGCGTGGCACCAGCCAGCTGGCCGTGCTGTTCATGGATCTGGACAACTTCAAGCAGATCAACGATACCCTGGGTCATGTGGTGGGGGATGCGATTTTGCAGTCGGTGGCCAAACGCCTGATCGAGCTGGTCCGCAAGTCAGATACCGTGAGCCGGCAAGGCGGCGACGAATTTCTGATGCTGGTGGACGAAAGCAAACATGGCGAGGATGCGGCGTTGATTGCCAGCAAGATATTACGCGCCCTGGAAAAGCCCCACGCCATTGGCGGCAAGGAGTTGCATCTGACCGCCAGCATCGGCATCAGTCTGTATCCGCACGATGGCCGTGATGCCCAGACCCTGATCAATCATGCCGATAGCGCCATGTACGAGGCAAAAAAGCAGGGACGCAACAATTTCAAGTTTTTCAGGGGGTGTTAA
- a CDS encoding LysR family transcriptional regulator produces the protein MRVLVAVGEQGGFAAASRQLDISPAAVTRAVGALEEQLGVQLVQRTTRNVRFTDAGLRYYDDARAILQSIAEANEAASGINAEPRGTLSVTAPVLFGRMFVMPTIIEYMQRYPLVKVNANFVDRVTNLVEEGMDVAIRIGNLPDSSLRAVKVGQVRRVLCASPAYLEAHGTPQIPADLLQHSMIVSNALSPRVEWRFEGGDEPELVQINPRLVVTSNDAALSAAIGGLGITRLLSYQVRSEVERDSLRLLLETFEESPWPVHVVHREEKYGSSKVRAFIDLMVERLRAHPHL, from the coding sequence ATGCGTGTACTGGTAGCCGTTGGAGAACAAGGAGGATTTGCCGCCGCCTCCCGCCAGCTGGATATATCGCCCGCAGCGGTCACCCGAGCCGTAGGCGCACTGGAAGAGCAACTGGGCGTACAGCTGGTGCAACGCACCACGCGCAATGTGCGCTTCACCGATGCTGGCCTCCGCTATTACGATGACGCACGGGCCATACTGCAGAGTATCGCCGAAGCCAACGAGGCGGCCTCGGGCATCAATGCCGAGCCGCGCGGCACGCTATCGGTCACGGCCCCGGTGCTGTTCGGGCGCATGTTTGTCATGCCCACTATCATTGAATACATGCAGCGCTACCCTCTGGTGAAGGTCAATGCGAATTTTGTAGACCGGGTGACCAATCTGGTCGAGGAGGGCATGGATGTTGCAATCCGCATCGGCAACTTGCCCGATTCCTCGTTACGAGCCGTCAAGGTCGGGCAAGTGCGCCGCGTGCTATGTGCATCGCCTGCTTATCTGGAAGCCCATGGCACGCCACAAATCCCGGCCGATCTCCTGCAGCATTCCATGATCGTTTCCAATGCGCTTTCACCCCGCGTCGAGTGGCGTTTTGAAGGCGGCGATGAACCAGAACTGGTACAGATAAATCCGCGACTGGTGGTCACCAGCAACGACGCAGCCCTGTCAGCCGCGATTGGTGGGCTTGGCATCACGCGGCTGCTGTCTTACCAGGTACGCAGCGAAGTCGAGCGCGATAGCTTGCGTCTGTTGCTTGAGACCTTTGAAGAATCCCCCTGGCCGGTGCATGTGGTGCATCGTGAAGAAAAATATGGCTCCTCCAAGGTGAGGGCTTTCATCGACCTCATGGTCGAGCGCCTGCGCGCGCATCCCCATCTTTAG
- a CDS encoding alpha/beta fold hydrolase: MLRYLRIAKLTIALGLIATATAIPLSSQAAPTVSSQGSAATKAVSYHTVDIDGVKVFYREAGPANAPVVLLLHGFPSSSHMFRNLIPQLAERYHVIAPDYPGYGQSDQPAMDKFAYSFDHLATVMDKLTIKLGLGKFAIYVQDYGAPVGYRIASAHPDKISAIIVQNGNAYDEGIDNAFWAPLKDYWKDKSEANAAKLRPFFELAATKWQYTEGFRNPAAHVSPDAWMMDQAYMDRPGNKDIQLELFYSYGTNPPHYPEWQAYFRRYQPPMLIVWGKNDKIFPAAGATPYLRDLPNAELHLLDTGHFALEEDGDEIARLMGNFLDRNVKP, encoded by the coding sequence ATGCTGCGCTACCTCCGTATTGCCAAACTGACTATCGCCCTGGGCTTAATTGCTACTGCCACTGCGATTCCCCTTTCATCCCAGGCGGCTCCAACGGTTTCCAGCCAAGGGTCCGCTGCCACCAAGGCTGTTTCCTATCACACGGTGGATATTGACGGTGTGAAGGTGTTTTATCGGGAAGCCGGCCCTGCAAACGCGCCGGTGGTATTGCTTTTGCATGGCTTTCCCAGCTCCTCGCACATGTTCCGCAACCTGATTCCACAACTTGCCGAGCGCTATCATGTCATTGCGCCGGATTATCCCGGCTATGGCCAAAGTGATCAGCCCGCCATGGATAAATTTGCATACAGTTTTGATCATTTGGCGACGGTCATGGATAAATTGACCATCAAGCTTGGCCTGGGCAAATTTGCCATCTATGTGCAGGATTACGGCGCACCTGTGGGTTACCGTATCGCAAGCGCTCATCCCGACAAGATAAGCGCCATTATTGTGCAGAATGGTAATGCCTATGACGAAGGCATAGACAACGCGTTCTGGGCGCCATTGAAGGATTACTGGAAGGATAAATCCGAAGCGAATGCAGCCAAGCTGCGGCCGTTTTTTGAGCTGGCTGCCACCAAATGGCAATATACCGAAGGCTTTCGCAATCCCGCAGCGCATGTGAGTCCGGATGCCTGGATGATGGATCAGGCGTATATGGATCGTCCTGGCAACAAGGATATTCAGCTGGAACTGTTCTATAGCTACGGTACTAATCCGCCGCACTATCCTGAGTGGCAGGCTTATTTCCGCCGATATCAGCCTCCGATGCTGATTGTGTGGGGCAAAAACGATAAGATTTTCCCGGCTGCGGGCGCTACACCTTACTTGAGGGATTTGCCGAACGCCGAACTACATCTGCTGGATACCGGGCACTTTGCCTTGGAGGAGGATGGCGATGAGATTGCCAGACTGATGGGTAACTTCCTGGACCGCAACGTAAAACCTTGA
- a CDS encoding pyridoxamine 5'-phosphate oxidase family protein gives MQTRFQFHAGERAVQRHAGQAFIADRNAAMIADTILGGARPFIAAQFMVVASSVAADGAVWSSVLYAEPGFARAEGDAALALHIPVDERDMSDPFWTNIDHHPAVGLLFIELGSRLRYRINGMIQHMHDQGIVIGVNEAYPNCPKYIQRRHLQQFEKAAAPHEVLVGTQLQANIAALVRNADTMFVATHYAETGADASHRGGNPGFVQIINDSTLRIPDYHGNSMFNTLGNMEIDARTGVCIPDFAGQQLLQLSGKSRLLWDQDDPHNLSGGTGRFWEFDIAQWILRKVPQHLEWEYLDASPFNLPVEA, from the coding sequence ATGCAAACCAGATTCCAATTTCATGCCGGGGAGCGCGCCGTACAGAGGCATGCGGGCCAGGCCTTTATTGCCGATAGAAATGCGGCAATGATTGCAGACACCATACTGGGCGGCGCTCGTCCCTTTATTGCGGCGCAGTTCATGGTCGTCGCGAGCAGCGTCGCGGCCGATGGTGCGGTGTGGTCTTCCGTGCTGTATGCCGAGCCTGGGTTTGCCAGGGCCGAGGGCGATGCTGCCCTTGCCCTGCATATTCCTGTGGATGAGCGGGATATGTCTGACCCATTCTGGACCAATATCGACCATCACCCTGCCGTCGGTCTGCTCTTTATCGAGCTTGGCTCGCGCCTGCGCTACCGTATTAACGGCATGATTCAGCACATGCACGATCAAGGGATCGTCATTGGCGTGAACGAAGCCTATCCCAATTGCCCGAAATACATACAGCGTCGCCATCTGCAGCAATTCGAGAAGGCGGCCGCCCCGCATGAAGTTTTAGTCGGCACGCAGTTGCAGGCAAACATTGCAGCCTTGGTGCGCAACGCGGACACCATGTTTGTGGCCACTCATTATGCCGAGACCGGGGCGGATGCCTCGCATCGTGGCGGCAACCCAGGCTTTGTGCAGATCATCAACGACAGTACCCTGCGCATCCCGGATTACCACGGCAACAGCATGTTCAATACCTTGGGCAATATGGAGATCGATGCACGCACTGGAGTATGCATTCCTGACTTTGCCGGGCAGCAGCTATTGCAGCTCAGCGGAAAATCCCGTCTGTTATGGGATCAGGACGATCCCCATAATCTGAGCGGTGGCACCGGGCGCTTCTGGGAGTTCGACATAGCGCAGTGGATATTGCGCAAGGTACCGCAGCATCTGGAATGGGAGTATCTCGACGCTTCTCCATTCAATTTGCCGGTAGAGGCCTGA
- a CDS encoding Crp/Fnr family transcriptional regulator — MSIQHTPHQNHLLDALPAPELARLQPHLELVKMPLGLALYESGGQLHHVYFPTTAIVSLLYVMADGASAEIAVVGNEGILGIALFMGGETTPSRAVVQSEGYGYRLKAQLLKDEFNRAGPVMRLLLRYTQALITQMAQTAVCNRHHSVEKQLCRWLLLSLDRLPGNELSMTQELIANMLGVRREGVTEAAGKLQRDGLIEYSRGHIMVLDRPGLETRVCECYQVVKTEFDRLLPSLHKSVID; from the coding sequence ATGTCTATACAGCACACCCCACACCAGAACCATTTGCTCGATGCCCTGCCAGCCCCCGAGCTTGCCCGTCTTCAACCTCATCTCGAGCTGGTAAAAATGCCACTGGGCCTGGCCCTGTACGAATCCGGAGGGCAGCTTCACCATGTTTATTTCCCGACCACCGCCATTGTGTCGCTGCTCTATGTGATGGCCGATGGCGCCTCTGCCGAGATTGCGGTGGTAGGTAACGAAGGCATATTGGGTATTGCGCTGTTCATGGGAGGCGAAACCACGCCCAGCCGCGCAGTCGTGCAGAGTGAAGGTTATGGTTACCGGCTCAAGGCGCAGTTGCTCAAGGATGAATTCAACCGCGCCGGACCGGTCATGCGTCTGCTGCTGCGCTATACCCAGGCCTTGATTACCCAGATGGCGCAAACCGCCGTTTGCAACCGGCACCACTCGGTGGAAAAGCAGCTCTGCCGCTGGCTATTGCTCAGTCTGGATCGGCTGCCAGGCAACGAATTGAGCATGACGCAGGAATTGATCGCCAACATGCTGGGCGTACGCCGCGAAGGCGTGACCGAGGCCGCGGGCAAGCTACAGCGCGATGGCCTGATCGAATACAGCCGTGGGCATATCATGGTGCTGGACCGGCCCGGCCTGGAGACGCGGGTTTGCGAGTGCTATCAGGTGGTCAAGACCGAATTTGACCGCTTGCTGCCTTCGCTGCACAAATCGGTGATTGATTAG
- a CDS encoding BON domain-containing protein, which yields MKALKLIVAFSMALALITSVGCASTSKKEGTGEYMDDSVITTKVKAAIFNEPTLKSAEINVETFKGVVQLSGFVNSQEDINKAIAVAGRVGGVKSVKNDMRLKAK from the coding sequence ATGAAAGCACTAAAACTGATCGTCGCCTTCAGCATGGCATTGGCCCTGATCACCTCTGTCGGCTGCGCATCCACTTCCAAAAAAGAAGGCACGGGCGAATACATGGATGACAGCGTCATCACCACCAAGGTGAAGGCAGCCATTTTCAACGAGCCCACCCTGAAATCGGCTGAGATCAATGTCGAAACCTTCAAGGGCGTGGTGCAGCTGAGCGGTTTTGTTAATTCACAGGAAGACATCAACAAGGCGATTGCCGTGGCAGGGCGCGTCGGTGGTGTCAAGTCAGTGAAAAATGATATGCGGCTCAAAGCCAAATAG
- a CDS encoding AraC family transcriptional regulator yields MPVTAMAEDYPDRHFIQPHTHRRAQFLYATQGVMIIETSTGRWVVPPSRGVWLQAHVEHTVRMRGDVCMRTLFVNPDAVPELPQGNAVVAVSPLLRELILAATSVPLEYETESRNGRLMRFLLDELQALPVLPFHIPWPTDARLAALCHHIYDTPDDQTQIAVWSGKLAMSVRTFHRRFRSSTGITFAQWRQLARLLRSLERLAEGASIIQVALEHGYTSQSAYAALFKRHFGVSPSMFYR; encoded by the coding sequence ATGCCGGTGACCGCAATGGCAGAGGACTATCCGGATCGCCATTTCATTCAGCCTCACACGCATCGGCGAGCGCAGTTTCTCTATGCCACTCAGGGGGTGATGATTATTGAAACCAGCACCGGACGCTGGGTGGTTCCGCCCAGCCGGGGCGTCTGGCTGCAAGCCCATGTTGAGCATACGGTCCGCATGCGCGGGGATGTATGCATGCGCACCTTGTTTGTAAATCCCGATGCCGTCCCTGAATTGCCTCAAGGTAACGCGGTAGTGGCCGTTTCGCCTCTGTTGCGCGAGCTGATACTGGCCGCCACTTCGGTGCCTCTGGAATATGAAACGGAAAGCAGGAATGGCCGATTGATGCGTTTCTTGCTGGACGAGTTGCAAGCGCTACCCGTGCTGCCATTTCATATTCCCTGGCCTACCGATGCCAGGCTGGCTGCTCTTTGTCACCATATCTATGACACGCCCGATGATCAAACACAGATAGCCGTATGGTCGGGCAAGCTTGCCATGAGCGTGCGCACATTTCACCGGCGGTTCCGTAGCAGCACGGGCATTACCTTTGCGCAGTGGCGACAGCTAGCAAGACTATTGCGCTCGCTAGAGCGGCTTGCTGAGGGAGCCTCTATTATCCAGGTCGCGCTGGAACATGGTTATACCAGCCAAAGTGCCTATGCCGCCCTGTTTAAACGGCACTTTGGAGTATCGCCCTCCATGTTTTATCGCTAG